Proteins from one Bos indicus x Bos taurus breed Angus x Brahman F1 hybrid chromosome 19, Bos_hybrid_MaternalHap_v2.0, whole genome shotgun sequence genomic window:
- the ZNF830 gene encoding zinc finger protein 830: MASSASARPPAGKRVVNQDELRRLMKEKQRLSTNRKRIESPFAKYNRLGQLSCALCNTPVKSELLWQTHVLGKQHREKVAELKGAKEAAQGPSASAVPQSTKRKAPDSESQDAKRAKASLVPEVQPSTSALPTNFDKAGKESTRATVGKASGLGLLPDYDDEEDEEEEKGGGGGEGKKGDACKQPSTSQSKEHSLSSSREATGSRLPSNFSDTNPPKAPLIPHSGSIEKAEIHEKVVERRENTAEALPEGFFDDPEIDARVRKVDAPKDQMDKEWDEFQKAMRQVNTISEAIVAEEDEEGRLDRQIGEIDEQIECYRRVEKLRNRQDEIKNKLKEVLTIKELQKKEEENVDSDDEGELQDLLSQDWRVKGALL, encoded by the coding sequence ATGGCGTCGTCCGCCTCAGCTCGGCCTCCCGCGGGTAAGCGAGTGGTGAATCAGGACGAACTGCGGCGGTTGATGAAGGAGAAGCAGCGTCTGAGCACCAACCGGAAACGGATAGAATCTCCATTCGCGAAGTACAACCGCTTGGGGCAGCTGAGTTGTGCCCTGTGTAACACTCCGGTTAAGAGCGAGCTCCTGTGGCAGACTCACGTCCTGGGAAAACAGCACCGAGAGAAAGTGGCCGAGCTGAAAGGCGCGAAGGAAGCAGCCCAGGGCCCGTCCGCCAGCGCAGTGCCTCAGTCCACCAAGAGGAAGGCGCCGGACTCTGAAAGCCAAGATGCCAAAAGAGCGAAGGCCTCCCTGGTTCCTGAGGTACAGCCCTCCACGTCCGCTTTGCCCACCAACTTTGACAAAGCCGGAAAGGAGTCCACTAGGGCGACCGTCGGTAAGGCTTCGGGACTCGGTTTACTCCCTGATTATGATGACGAGGAagacgaggaggaggagaagggaggaggaggaggagaagggaagaaggggGATGCCTGTAAGCAGCCGTCCACTTCACAGAGCAAGGAACACTCACTTTCCTCTTCGCGGGAGGCAACTGGTAGCAGGCTGCCAAGCAATTTCTCGGATACAAATCCTCCCAAGGCCCCTTTAATCCCTCATTCCGGGTCAATTgagaaagcagaaatacatgaaaaagtagtggaaagaagagaaaacactGCGGAAGCATTACCGGAAGGGTTTTTTGACGACCCTGAGATAGATGCGAGGGTACGAAAGGTTGATGCCCCAAAGGACCAGATGGACAAAGAATGGGACGAATTTCAAAAAGCTATGAGACAGGTCAATACCATTTCCGAAGCCATAGTTGCAGAAGAGGATGAGGAGGGACGGTTGGACCGGCAGATTGGGGAGATCGATGAGCAGATAGAGTGTTACCGTCGAGTGGAAAAGCTGCGGAATCGCcaggatgaaataaaaaataagcttaAAGAGGTTCTGACCATAAAAGAACtgcagaaaaaggaagaggagaatgtTGACAGCGATGACGAGGGGGAACTACAGGATTTGTTGTCTCAGGATTGGAGAGTGAAGGGAGCTTTGTTATAG